AGCTGCTGTTCGGCGGCCGCCCGGTCAGCCTCGGCAGCCCGCGCGAGGCGCGCGAGATCGGCATCGAGACCATCTATCAGGATCTGGCGCTGGCCGAGAACCTCGACGTGGGCGCCAACGTGTTCCTGGGCCGCGAGCCGGTGCGGCGGCGCTTCGGGCTCTTTCCGGTGATCGACCGCCCCGCCATGCGCGCGGCCGCGCAGGAGGTGCTCGACACGCTGGAGATCCACACCCGCCTCGACCGCCCGGTGCAGGACCTCTCGGGCGGCCAGCGCCAGGCGGTCGCCATCGGGCGCGCGATCTACTGGAAGGCGCGGGTGCTGATCATGGACGAGCCGACCGCCGCGCTGGGCGTGCCGGAGCAGCGCAAGGTCATCGAGCTGATCGGGCGGCTCAAGGCGCAGGGCGTGGGCATCATCTTCATCTCGCACAACCTGGGCGACATCTTCGCGGTGGCCGACCGGATCCTGGTGCTGCGCCGGGGCGTCACGGCCGGCGAGCGCCGCATCCAGGAGACCAGCGCCGACGAGGTCGTGAGGCTGATGGTCGGCGGATGAACACGCTCGGGCTGCTGTGTTCGGGGGGCGACGCGCCGGGCATGAACATGGCGCTGTGGGCCGCCGCGCGCTCGGCCGAGGCGCGCGGCTGGCGCGTGCTCGGGGTGCACGGGGGGTATCAGGGACTGCTCGGCGGCTCGGTCGAGCCCTGGCCCGCCGACCGGCTGCGCCCGTTTGCCCGCCTGGGCGGCGCGGTACTGGGCACCTCGCGCGTGCCGGACTTCACCCGTCAGGTGGGCGCGGCGGCGGCGCAGGCCCGCTCGGCCGGGATCACCCACGCGCTGGTGCTGGGCGGCGACGGCTCGCTGCGCGGGGCGGGGCTGCTGAACCGTGCGGGCCTGCCGACCGTGGGCCTGCCCGCCACCATCGACAACGACGTGCCGGGCTCGGCCGCCACGGTGGGCTTCGACAGCGCCGTGAACTTCGCGCTGCCGCTGGCCGACGCGCTGCTCGACACGGCCGAGGCGCTGCCCCGGCTGT
The sequence above is drawn from the Deinococcus koreensis genome and encodes:
- a CDS encoding ATP-binding cassette domain-containing protein, coding for MTAPDLAGMETAPAGTAPPLLSARHLTKRFGGLTALSDVSLDLFPGEVLALAGDNGAGKSTLIKCLSGVYVPEGGELLFGGRPVSLGSPREAREIGIETIYQDLALAENLDVGANVFLGREPVRRRFGLFPVIDRPAMRAAAQEVLDTLEIHTRLDRPVQDLSGGQRQAVAIGRAIYWKARVLIMDEPTAALGVPEQRKVIELIGRLKAQGVGIIFISHNLGDIFAVADRILVLRRGVTAGERRIQETSADEVVRLMVGG
- a CDS encoding 6-phosphofructokinase; translation: MNTLGLLCSGGDAPGMNMALWAAARSAEARGWRVLGVHGGYQGLLGGSVEPWPADRLRPFARLGGAVLGTSRVPDFTRQVGAAAAQARSAGITHALVLGGDGSLRGAGLLNRAGLPTVGLPATIDNDVPGSAATVGFDSAVNFALPLADALLDTAEALPRLCALETLGGNTGHLAQAVGDACGADVVLVPEAPLAAPELAGRVSAALARRRHALIVASEGYPALEGVLDALAREVGLRLRLTRLGHAQRGGRPSARDRLLAGALAGEAADLLARGHAGVLAWRGAPTLLEFAAPAQQEA